A genomic region of Pseudopipra pipra isolate bDixPip1 chromosome W, bDixPip1.hap1, whole genome shotgun sequence contains the following coding sequences:
- the LOC135405535 gene encoding zinc finger protein 436-like yields the protein MCGECGKSFTDSSNLIRHQRIHTMERPHTCGECGKSFMRKYHLFTHQRLHTGERPHTCGECGKSFIDSSGLHVHRRIHTGERPYKCVECGESFRTSSSLRSHHLIHSGERPYKCLECGKGFQTSSDLLKHKPTHTGEWAFHCTYCGKGFNQNSTLVIHRRIHTGERPYKCGECGKRFKRSSHVIQHQRTHTDERPFRCTDCGKGFNQNSALVTHRRIHTGERPYKCGECGKSFTDSSGLTQHQRTHQ from the coding sequence atgtgtggggaatgtgggaagagcttcactgacagctccaacctgatccgacaccagcgtATCCACACCATGGAACGGCCccacacgtgtggggaatgtgggaagagcttcatgCGAAAATACCACCTCTTCACCCACCAGCGCTtgcacactggggaacggccccacacgtgtggggagtgtgggaagagcttcattGACAGCTCTGGCCTCCATGTGCACCGTCGCATtcacaccggggaacggccctacaagtgtgttGAGTGTGGGGAAAGCTTCAGGACCAGCTCCAGCCTCCGCTCTCACCATCTCATCCACagcggggaacggccctacaagtgcttggaatgtgggaaggggtttcagaccagctcagatCTCTTGAAGCACAAGCCgacacacacaggggagtgGGCCTTCCACTGCACctactgcgggaagggcttcaaccagaaCTCCACCCTTGTCATacaccggcgcatccacactggagagaggccctacaagtgtggggagtgtgggaaaagGTTTAAACGCAGCTCACATGTCATCCAGCACCagcggacacacacggatgagaggcccttccgctgcaccgactgcgggaaaggcttcaaccagaactccgccctcgtcacccaccggcgcatccacactggagagaggccctacaagtgtggggagtgtgggaaaagcttcaccGACAGCTCTGGCTTGACccaacaccaacggacccaccagtaa
- the LOC135405426 gene encoding olfactory receptor 14J1-like: MSNSSSLTQFLLLAVADRRELQLLHFWLFLAISLAALLANGLILSAVACDHHLHTPRYFFLLNLSLTDLGCICTTVPKTMHNSLWNTGTITYTGCAAQLFFFAFFISAEFSLLTIMCYDRYVAICKPLHYGTLLGSRACAHMAAAAWATGFLSALLHTANTFSLPLCQGNALGQFFCEIPHILKLSCSHSGYLREIGLIRVTACLIFGGFVFFVFSYVQIFRAVLRIPSQQGRHKAFSTCLPHLAVVSLFISTLFFAHLKPPSISSPSLDLIVSLMYSVVSPTLNPLIYSLRNQELKDALRKLITGCFSEAINSPSSACYVPH, translated from the coding sequence atgtccaacagcagctccctcacccagttcctcctcctggcagtcgcagacaggcgggagctgcagctcctgcacttctggctcttcctggccatctccctggctgccctcctggccaacggcctcatcctcagcgccgtagcctgtgaccaccacctgcacacccccaggtacttcttcctgctcaacctctccctcacagacctgggctgcatctgcaccactgtccccaaaaccatgcacaattccctctggaacaCCGGAACCATcacctacacaggatgtgctgcacagctctttttctttgccttcttcatctcagcagagttttccctcctcaccatcatgtgctacgaccgctacgttgccatctgcaaacccctgcactacgggaccctcctgggcagcagagcttgtgcccacatggcagcagctgcctgggccactggctttctcagtgctttgctgcacacagccaatacattttccctgcccctgtgccagggcaatgccctgggccagttcttctgtgaaatcccacacatcctcaagctctcctgctcacactcaggctacctcagggaaattgggctcattcGGGTTACTGCCTGTCTAatatttggtggttttgttttctttgttttctcctatgtgcagatcttcagggctgtgctgaggatcccctctcagcagggacggcacaaagccttttccacctgcctccctcacctggctgtggtctccctgtttatCAGCACTTTATTCTTTGCCCACCTGAAGCCCccttccatctcctccccatctctaGATCTTATTGTGTCACTCATGTATTCAGTGGTGTCTCcaacactgaaccccctcatctacagcctgaggaaccaggagctcaaggatgccctgaggaaactcataactgggtgtttttcagaagcaataaactctccttcttctgcttgttatgtacctcattaa
- the LOC135404687 gene encoding olfactory receptor 14J1-like, with amino-acid sequence MNISGRIRNEHRILGNAEPFLGDRYVAICKPLHYGTLLGSRACAHMAAAAWASGFLNSLLHTANTFSLPLCQGNALGQFFCEIPAILKLSCSHSGYLRETGLIVVSACLIFGCFVFIVFSYVQIFRAVLRIPSQQGRHKAFSTCLPHLAVVSVVTSTATFAYLKPPSISSPSLDLIVSVLYSVVPPTLNPFIYSLRNQELKDALRKMMTGCFSGAMKCLFSGV; translated from the exons atgaatatttcaggcaggatcagaaatgagcacaggatcctgggcaaTGCTGAGCCTTtccttgggg accgctacgttgccatctgcaaacccctgcactacgggaccctcctgggcagcagagcttgtgcccacatggcagcagctgcctgggcctcTGGGTTTCtcaattctctgctgcacacagccaatacattttccctgcccctgtgccagggcaatgccctgggccagttcttctgtgaaatccctgccatcctcaagctctcctgctcacactcaggctacctcagggaaactGGGCTCATTGTGGTTAGTGCCTGTTTAatatttggttgttttgttttcattgtgttctcctatgtgcagatcttcagggctgtgctgaggatcccctctcagcagggacggcacaaagccttttccacctgcctccctcacctggccgtggtctctgTTGTTACCAGCACTGCaacatttgcctacctgaagcctccctccatctcctccccatccctggatctgattgtgtcagttctgtactcggtcGTGCCTCCAACACTAAACCCCTTCATatacagcctcaggaaccaggagctcaaggatgccctcagaaaaatgatgactggatgcttttcaggagcaatgaagtgcctgttttctggtgtgtag